The Gouania willdenowi chromosome 3, fGouWil2.1, whole genome shotgun sequence genome includes the window CTAAATTAGTCTACGCTAAAACTGATGATATGctataaatataacaaaatacatGTGTTGTCAGAGGTAAAGAAACTTTAGCAAAAAATATCCCTAATTGATGATATTGCAAATATTGTATTCTCTCTAATCGTTCTATTTCTTCCAACTTTTTCTTgcaactgttattattattgttattattattattattattattattattattattattattatgcatcaAACAACTTATTTTAATAGCCAAGATAATCTGCAATAGCTTTAAACAAGAATTTCTCTTACATAGTTACATTTAGAAGtgttcgtttttttttaaaaacgatTTGACGACATGAAAATGTTGCGTTGGAAAATGGAGCTATTATGATTATTTACGTTCGGAATTTTCTTgaaacagcaacattaaagtaTTACCTGACAGTGCTCAtagttatttaatttaaaacaatcaTATGAAAGGTCtgcaatgataataataagaatCTGAAATAGCTTTAAACCTTTAAACCACAAATGGAGCTAGGGGAAACCCAGTTAGCTAAAGACAGTTATTCCACCAACACAAACTGGTATACTCAATCCACAGTGAAAACACACTCTCACTGCAATCCCAAATATTTGGGTTCTAAACATCAGCAGAGCTGTCCAGGGAATACTCGAGGTTGCCTTTTGGCAGCAAAAGATAAATGATGTATTCTAAGCTCCTGGTCATCATTTAATCCTCATACAGCTGGTGATCTAATCTCACACTATACTTCCAGAGGACTAATAGATTGGATAGCACATAATTACATACTGACTAAGTTGTGGGCATTCCTGTAGACCCCGTAGCTGAGCACAGTGTATTAGTGAAATATAAGGATATACATACAGTGTAATCCAGCTCAGAGGATGCTCTTTCCACCCAGAGCGCTCCCCAACTGGGCCCATGGAGACTGCACCAAGACAGAGCTGGCCTTTGAGGTTCATCCGGAGTACAGGAGACTAGGGGGGAGGGGAGGAACCGGATTAAAAATGGTTTTATGCAACGAGGGTTTGAAAAGAAGAAGGATAAGGTGGAGTGAGACCAAAGCCATTAACTTCCAGGACAGGGATGACcatggtttgttgttgttgttgttcctgaTTCACAAAAATATATTGGGATGATATGTTATTTTCAGGTTTGGGCGGAGGCTCAACAATCATTTGAAaacaattaagtaaaaacaaaacatgttttactggAAGTTAACAAACTCAAAATTCAAATGATATTCCTTTTTGTAAACAGCATAAATTCATTGATTTGTCGTAATTAAGACAATTCTAACATtccaaactacaaaataaataataaaagtatatatgattcgtgctgatcagtactcaaggctgcaatatcggtatcatatcggaagtaaaaaagttgtatcaggacatccctaattattttgtagtgtgggatGTTTGAggaggcttgatcaagtgatgttactcaaacagagaacaatagtcaacaattcaagttcactttagttattttttattgtcagtatatggtgggaacaactgagggcggggacaaaaacaacaaaaacttatatcagagatttttgatgcagtccgataaaatccaatatttgtttttggctgatatcggacctatatccgatatcaatatcggatcgggacacccctaaacacagacacacattccCACCGTTACACTCTCTATAACCCTGCATACTGTATTACCTAAAGATTGGACTGGAAAGTGAAGTGCCTGGGACAGTTATAGACACAATCACACCGACAGTCATTCAAGACTCCAACGATTGACTCTTACTTGCttaggagaacatgtaaactccacttaaaacagaccaaaaccTAGAAAGTAAACATTACCATTTGCTATACCATTGAGCTGTGTCATGAAAAGgctaaacaacaaaatagatCAAAAGGACTAATCTATAAAATTGCTGTAGGGTTTAATGAAGGTTTTAGTGATTGTGAAGCGAAagtgtttgatttttaaaaatgagccaaggttttttttttaatttaaacttgCTTATTAAAGAATAGAAAGCCCATTTTGTACTGGTTTTGCTTTGTGTGATTCCTCGTGTAGTTAAATAAAACATGCGTCTGTTCTTCTTGGAAACGCTGGCTCGTTTTCAAGTCACTTACTCGGTGGTGTTGAGCAAGGACATTTAACTGGCTGAACCTCGCTGGTATTTAGTATTGTATCGTTGCAAATGAACCGTACTGTTTGTGTTTAGAGAATGGCAGACAAGTCAGTGGATGGAGGTCATTGGACGGGATGTGCGGTCATGTTTCTGCAGTCACTCTGTCCTGACGTCAACCTGCTCTCTCTCTACAAAGACCAGCAAGGAAAGTTCATCATCTTCAAAGTCATTAAACTGACACTCATAGGTAAACACTCGTATATGGATTTATTAGCATGTTTAGCATAGCATGCTACCTAAAATAAGCATTTACATaagattactttttttttttcgccgATGGTCAGATTCTGCGCGAGGCCTGGGCGGGTACGAGATCCTAAAGGTCCACGACGCTGACCCCTACCTTGGGGTAGAGATGAAGTTTGTGGATGCTGTTGCATGCCAACAGTTCCTGGAGAGCTACAGTTCTGGTGCAGTCAGTCAGTCTCTCTGCCAACATGCGTGTCGACTTCTTGCTTTATCACAAGAATTTAATGTGGAAATGCAGCTCAAAGCCAGCATTCACACCCTGGACCACTATCTGGACAGGCTGGACGTTTGTCTGCAGCACATCCACCTGACACAGGTATACTGGCTGGGCTTTGGTATATAGTTGATTTactttggtttattttatttcatctttaaatatatatgttttggCACTGTGTGAAAAAACTCCAGCCCTTATGtcgggggtcaccaacacgggcACCTGATAGCtctcatggaccatgtgaggggtcctcaggagctctagtcaccaatgagctccatctaaaatctgatttactttccaggattcaaactcacaaagataaatacctTTGAGAGATGTAGTTAATAatgctgataaagttttaggagataattaaccatctttaaatgtgtattttcactaaaacattgaTAGATCTGGTGtctggtcagtggtatgttctATATAATGTgctaaatatatttttcaaataaaattttctataaaacttTGATTAAGATGAAACAAATGCATGAATTagcagaaataaagtgttgcacattgaaacctcaacatttcctacctttaatATGttctggtttcatttattcagacaactatttttcaggaaatttactttgatctcctgacatgtttcgactgtcaactgccagtcttcttcagaggcgtctgctgatcactttgatgtgaaaaacagAAGTCGGAATAAATAAACCTtcacatattattcaaaaataactttctggaattattacgcggaagtcaaggaaacatcaaagcaatcagcagacgccaaTAAGGAAgactccagaccatacactgtaaaaaaagacggcgctccaaccccgggaaaggggcggggactgtgagcagcagctgtcaaacagtccatcaaacacaatcctggctctgattggttcttttgaTTGGTTGCGGTGCATtttggcaatctgccaaaggcagcaggagcagcagggaggactcaatgagtctgtttttttcatacaaactactagtttgatctaaagctgtccttacatagtgacagctttagcaaatatgacaataagtcacttttataagagtcgcagactgcacctttaaggtgaaacagtgaaaatgtagaatttaagaagtgcttttctaactggtagcccttggGACTATGCAGTACCCATGAAGTatctcacagtttcagaaaggttggtgactccTGCCTTTTGTCAATGTTGGTTAAAATatcagtgttttatttattgactttaaaattacaataagtGTTGATTTACGCTTTCCAAACCCAATCAGTAATGTACTAACAAGGTTGGGACATCATAGTTTAAAAATAGTCATTAGAACATTGTGGTTTGTATAAGGATATGcatcatacagtatatgatgttGGTGCCATCATGCTATCATTGATTTGTTTTCAGTATAGTAAGGTGGCATTTGTGGTTTGGTTTCAGCCAGAGCGCCTCCGCGACGAGGAGATTGATCACCTGgagcagctgctgcagaagcagGTCCCCAGCACGGCGCTACCGACCCCCACCGCCACACAGGAAGAGTCTCCGCTCCCCAGCAACTGCTTCAAGTTTCAGAGCAGAGTCTTTGGTGAGTCAAGGCCTCATCACGATTAATCTATAGCACAAACCTCCACAAAGCACCAAATATCATCTTTGCTttggatcattgatcctgatcatggtgccATTATCATTCACCCTTTAAATTCAACCTGCCTGGATTATTTCCAGAACCTTCTCCATTCACCACATCAATCCTGTTCTATATCAGCTCTTGTAAAATTCAGCATCAACTACAAAATTCTGCTGAAAACTTATAAAGCCATGCACCACCAGTCCCTCCATAGCTGTCTGACCTCATCCATGTTCATACTCCCTCTCGCTCCCTCAGATCCTCTTCCTCCATCCACCTGTCCGTCCCCTCCCATCCGTCTCACCACCGTGGTGGGCAAAGCTTTCTGCCGCTCTGCTCCCCGACTCTGGAAGTCATTACCGCAGGAACATGAACTCATTTAAtccgtttttttatttttagaacacATGTTACAGAACCTTCCTTGACAGCAGGACAACATAAACATGACAGTgcggaaaaaaaattatacaagaaaaaccacaaaaataaggaaaaacatATTGGATTGGGTCCCACAAAACTGAACAAAGCCGACCagagacaaataaacaaataaatagaagggcaattaagacattacagctgtcatttattcagtttaaaagtttgaaagtttgacctttttggcaaaaatgtagaaaaaacaaaccatcGGCCACTGCCTTTTGTTCTCGTGACATAAACAATAAAGCTAAACTTTTTGTCTATTAAAATAAAGCATGGTTTGTAATGGCATTAACTTGACTGGGGTCAAGGTGATCCCACTACCTGTACCAGTCTGAGGACTACTGTCCTATTCAGAGATATTAGGCAAATGTTTTCATAACATGCAGTGTTTATAATCTATTAGTCATGGGTGTCTATTATCAATTTGTTTAATGCATTCTTAgctaaatgtgagaaaaaaaacagttgttgGTGCTTTTGAGTTTCAACAGCAAGAAACTGTGACATGCATCACTTGTTCTTCACTTCTTTCTGAATATTGTCAAATGATCTGATAATATAAATGAATGCTGTGCCATTTGTTCAGAGTACTCTCTAATCCAGCCTTTTAATAAGTGACTACAGGCCCATGGACTCAGATTAGTGGCATCAGATAATGTATTTGGTTTACATATTCACATTGCTTTCATAGTTGGGCAGCGACAAGGAAAGAAACAGAAACTCATTAAATagttgagtcttttttttttttttttttaaagacagagTGAACAAGCCAAATCCTCCAATATACATGTATTTGTTCTCAGATAATGGTTGTTTGGATGGATAAATGTTATGAAATGTCATTtatagaaagaaaaataaagaaaatgactgGGTTTTGTTTTAGTGAACTTCTCTACTGCCCTATTAAATGTATCTTGAATGATGAAACACTGGATGAGATGAAAATCCTGCTGATCATTTCAGCAACTTGCTCTTTAAAGTGTTGAGTGTTGATACACACGCGcatttacattgtttatgtAATCACAATAACGGGCATTTACACTAAGGTTTTTCTTTTATCCTCCCCTGCCTTTACAGAGGATCGAATGCTGACAGCGGCAGATGTTCAGAGCTTTTCCAGTGAAGTCGGTCGTCAGTGGAAGCACGTCGGGCGGGCCCTGGGGAAGAGCTGCCGCGCTCTAAAGGGTCCGGCCATTGAAAACCTGGCCTACGAGTATGAGAGAGAAGGGCTGTACGAGCAAGCCTATCAGTTGCTCAACCGCTTCATCCAGGCCGAGGGGAGGGCGGCCAAGCTGAGCCGACTGGTCAAGGCACTGGAGGACTGCAAACTGACCAGTCTGGCTGAAAATGTGCTGGGAATTCAACCACAAGAGTAACTCTGAGTAAAGTGGAAGAAAGAGAAGGGAGAGTGTTAGTCCTGGTTGCTTTTTATATACAAGAATGATTGTCCTCCTCATGAAATGCCTtccctgagtgtgtgtgtgacagacatgtgtatgtgtgtgcgtggccGCATGCtataataatgatttaaatCTTGGTTGATCAGTTATTAGTCCTATTATGGTTTTCTTATAGAAAGACTGTTTGAACATGCTGTGATGGGTTTGATGCACTGTTCTCATCATGTACTTCCTTTTATCTGCTCTGTAAGTCAACCTGCTGGGTTTTTGTTTCTATTGAGTGCACAACTGAAGCttatggatgtttttttttttttttttaccaaatgggTACATACAAATTAAATGgttgtggggggaaaaaaaaaaacgactccACGTTTGTTTGATCCATTAGTATAATTAAAACTGAAATCATTTTGTCCAAATTCCCTCAGGTATAATTTAGAGTTAATCCTCCCCCATCACTTTCTGACGTGCACATGCTTGTATGATTGAAGAGCTGACcgctcaggtgtgtgtgtgtgtgtggagcagatACACTGATGGATGGTGTATCTGCAGGTTTTATTCAGGGCGTCCCCCACTTTTATGACATAGACAACATTGAGATACTGAATGATGTGGCTTTGACTGACAGACATACTGGGCCTCACAAAGTTAAACAATTACCCTCATGTCTACTCTGAGAGCTACAGAGTATTAGTAAAACATCTTCTTTATCACTGTTATATTAATGTTAATAGATAATACAGATGTTCACCACCTCCGCCAAGgatgtaatattttcaccaatgTTTGTTAGCAGAATTACATCAAAAGCACTTTTTGACCAATGATAAACCTtatatgccatggaagattccatattttggaggagatccagagtatactgattctggatcagtttctaAAATTGAAGGTGCcctctctctcatcattggcaaaaaataaataaaacaagtaatACCTTGGTTCTTAATTGACATATCTTTATGAATTAATTTGACTTAtatatgtcaggttggtttcatctggatcagatccagattgtgcatttcaaaGTGATATTtcgaagggaaaaaaaatgggggtgcccatagaTTTGCacctactgtattattattgatggggatagaaaagtctttaaagtgtgaatgaccaTGGTACCTTGTTCacaatcactgatccagataactgataATGTTTGTAAAGGTGATATTTGgttcttggtggaggtttgcgctctctgggTGCT containing:
- the tradd gene encoding tumor necrosis factor receptor type 1-associated DEATH domain protein isoform X1, producing the protein MLCRDRMADKSVDGGHWTGCAVMFLQSLCPDVNLLSLYKDQQGKFIIFKVIKLTLIDSARGLGGYEILKVHDADPYLGVEMKFVDAVACQQFLESYSSGAVSQSLCQHACRLLALSQEFNVEMQLKASIHTLDHYLDRLDVCLQHIHLTQPERLRDEEIDHLEQLLQKQVPSTALPTPTATQEESPLPSNCFKFQSRVFEDRMLTAADVQSFSSEVGRQWKHVGRALGKSCRALKGPAIENLAYEYEREGLYEQAYQLLNRFIQAEGRAAKLSRLVKALEDCKLTSLAENVLGIQPQE
- the tradd gene encoding tumor necrosis factor receptor type 1-associated DEATH domain protein isoform X2; this translates as MADKSVDGGHWTGCAVMFLQSLCPDVNLLSLYKDQQGKFIIFKVIKLTLIDSARGLGGYEILKVHDADPYLGVEMKFVDAVACQQFLESYSSGAVSQSLCQHACRLLALSQEFNVEMQLKASIHTLDHYLDRLDVCLQHIHLTQPERLRDEEIDHLEQLLQKQVPSTALPTPTATQEESPLPSNCFKFQSRVFEDRMLTAADVQSFSSEVGRQWKHVGRALGKSCRALKGPAIENLAYEYEREGLYEQAYQLLNRFIQAEGRAAKLSRLVKALEDCKLTSLAENVLGIQPQE